The following are from one region of the Sandaracinus amylolyticus genome:
- a CDS encoding anthranilate synthase component I family protein: protein MGPARPSFEEFVALRRESSIVPVTREVLADTLTPVAAYAALGGGEGSYLLESVVGGEKWARYSFVGFDPDLRVRGRGDRYEIRSGSLSGGRVETRTGVDPWKELRATLAQYRAPEVPWLPRFWGGAVGYVAYDAVRAFEPSALRKDDRRPAEEWDFSYAIGGPIVIFDSLKQTARVVLPVRSDVPDARAAYDDALARIDGVIARMQRNVALRPMSPPGPPRHDRPLPASSFDRDRFCAAVEQAKEHIRAGDIFQVVVSQRFTVPSEGVDPFDVYRAMRAINPSPYMFFLRFQECRIAGASPETLVRLEHGRAEVRPIAGTRRRGATEEDDARAAEELLADPKERAEHVMLVDLGRNDLGRVSRPGTVRLTEKMVIERYSHVMHTTSNVVGDLEPGRDALDLLAATFPAGTLSGAPKVRAMQIIDALEPEPRGIYGGAVGYLSWSGNMDVAIAIRTVVEQGGELRVQAGAGLVEASVPESEYDETVNKARAALAAIEAAKS, encoded by the coding sequence ATGGGACCCGCACGCCCGTCGTTCGAGGAGTTCGTCGCGCTCCGGCGCGAGTCATCGATCGTTCCCGTCACGCGCGAGGTGCTCGCCGACACGCTCACTCCGGTCGCCGCGTACGCGGCGCTCGGCGGCGGCGAAGGCAGCTACTTGCTCGAGAGCGTCGTCGGCGGAGAGAAGTGGGCGCGCTACTCGTTCGTCGGGTTCGATCCCGATCTGCGGGTGCGCGGTCGCGGCGACCGCTACGAAATCCGTAGCGGCTCGCTCAGCGGTGGTCGCGTCGAGACGAGGACCGGCGTCGATCCGTGGAAGGAGCTGCGCGCGACCCTCGCGCAGTACCGCGCGCCCGAGGTGCCGTGGCTGCCGCGCTTCTGGGGCGGCGCGGTGGGCTACGTCGCCTACGACGCGGTGCGCGCCTTCGAGCCGAGCGCGCTGCGCAAGGACGATCGCCGGCCCGCGGAGGAGTGGGACTTCTCGTACGCGATCGGCGGCCCGATCGTGATCTTCGACTCGCTCAAGCAGACCGCGCGTGTGGTGCTGCCGGTGCGCTCCGACGTTCCCGACGCGCGCGCCGCGTACGACGACGCGCTCGCGCGCATCGACGGCGTCATCGCGCGCATGCAGCGCAACGTCGCCCTGCGTCCGATGAGCCCGCCCGGCCCTCCGCGCCACGATCGCCCGCTGCCCGCGAGCTCGTTCGATCGCGATCGCTTCTGCGCCGCGGTCGAGCAGGCGAAGGAGCACATCCGCGCCGGCGACATCTTCCAGGTCGTCGTCTCGCAGCGCTTCACCGTGCCGAGCGAGGGCGTCGACCCGTTCGACGTCTACCGCGCGATGCGCGCGATCAATCCGTCGCCCTACATGTTCTTCCTGCGCTTCCAGGAGTGCCGCATCGCGGGCGCGAGCCCCGAGACGCTGGTGCGCCTCGAGCACGGGCGCGCCGAGGTCCGGCCGATCGCGGGCACGCGCCGTCGCGGCGCCACCGAGGAGGACGACGCGCGCGCCGCCGAGGAGCTGCTCGCCGATCCCAAGGAGCGCGCCGAGCACGTGATGCTCGTCGATCTCGGTCGCAACGATCTCGGTCGCGTCTCGCGCCCGGGCACGGTGCGCCTGACCGAGAAGATGGTGATCGAGCGTTACAGCCACGTGATGCACACGACGTCGAACGTCGTCGGCGATCTCGAGCCCGGCCGCGACGCGCTCGATCTGCTCGCCGCGACGTTCCCCGCGGGCACGCTCAGCGGCGCGCCGAAGGTGCGCGCGATGCAGATCATCGACGCGCTCGAGCCCGAGCCGCGCGGCATCTACGGAGGCGCGGTCGGGTACCTCTCGTGGAGCGGCAACATGGACGTCGCGATCGCGATCCGGACCGTCGTGGAGCAGGGCGGCGAGCTGCGCGTCCAGGCAGGTGCCGGGCTCGTCGAGGCGAGCGTGCCGGAGTCGGAGTACGACGAGACGGTCAACAAGGCCCGCGCCGCGCTCGCGGCGATCGAGGCCGCGAAGAGCTGA
- a CDS encoding glycosyltransferase encodes MGLISDVEIGAVPLQRFVPVLGPERVATTLAFAASIREKLRGGAVWNVNSTAVGGGVAEMLPSLLAYARGMQIDARWVVIHGEHEFFVLTKRVHHALHGSAGEGGPPREVDRPLYEATCTANASELALRLGPGDVVILHDPQTAGMAPHLIDRGARVIWRCHIGADARTPEVDAGWAFLRPYLERVPVLVFSRREYVPRELDGPRIRIIQPSIDAFSPKNEEMDVDVVRAILAHVGVLAGPCPDRASPVYVRRDGSPARVERVADIVRAGPAPGIDVPLVVQVSRWDPLKDMHGVMCGFAKLIASGRAGDSALVLAGPNVHAVADDPEGPRVYHDVLDGWYKLPPSARARITLAMLPTADVDENAAIVNALQRHAEIVVQKSLHEGFGLTVTEAMWKARAVIASRTGGIQDQIVQGESGVMIDDAHDLDALADALAGLVGDPERRHRIGAAAKERARVQFLGIRHLLDYAAVIDEMLGTTTAPARASDQTVGAPA; translated from the coding sequence ATGGGCCTCATCTCGGACGTGGAGATCGGCGCCGTCCCGCTCCAGCGCTTCGTCCCGGTGCTCGGGCCGGAGCGCGTCGCGACCACGCTCGCGTTCGCGGCGTCGATCCGCGAGAAGCTCCGCGGCGGCGCGGTGTGGAACGTGAACTCGACCGCGGTGGGCGGCGGCGTCGCGGAGATGCTGCCTTCGCTGCTCGCGTACGCGCGCGGGATGCAGATCGACGCGCGGTGGGTCGTGATCCACGGCGAGCACGAGTTCTTCGTGCTCACGAAGCGCGTCCACCACGCGCTGCACGGGAGCGCAGGCGAAGGCGGGCCGCCGCGCGAGGTGGATCGCCCGCTCTACGAGGCGACGTGCACCGCGAACGCATCGGAGCTCGCGCTGCGGCTCGGTCCCGGCGACGTCGTGATCCTGCACGACCCGCAGACCGCGGGGATGGCGCCGCACCTGATCGATCGAGGGGCGCGCGTGATCTGGCGCTGTCACATCGGCGCCGACGCACGCACGCCCGAGGTCGACGCAGGATGGGCGTTCCTCCGGCCTTATCTCGAGCGCGTGCCGGTGCTCGTGTTCTCGCGTCGCGAGTACGTGCCGCGCGAGCTCGACGGGCCGCGGATCCGCATCATCCAGCCCTCGATCGACGCGTTCTCGCCGAAGAACGAGGAGATGGACGTCGACGTCGTGAGGGCGATCCTCGCGCACGTCGGCGTGCTCGCGGGGCCGTGCCCCGATCGCGCGTCGCCGGTCTACGTGCGTCGTGACGGCTCGCCGGCGCGGGTCGAGCGCGTCGCGGACATCGTGCGCGCCGGGCCCGCGCCGGGCATCGACGTGCCGCTCGTGGTGCAGGTCTCGCGGTGGGATCCGCTGAAGGACATGCACGGCGTGATGTGCGGGTTCGCGAAGCTGATCGCGAGCGGTCGCGCGGGCGACTCGGCGCTCGTGCTCGCGGGGCCCAACGTGCACGCGGTCGCCGACGATCCCGAGGGGCCGCGCGTGTACCACGACGTGCTCGACGGCTGGTACAAGCTGCCGCCCTCGGCGCGCGCGCGCATCACGCTCGCGATGCTGCCGACCGCCGACGTCGACGAGAACGCGGCGATCGTGAACGCGCTGCAGCGGCACGCCGAGATCGTCGTGCAGAAGAGCCTGCACGAGGGCTTCGGGCTCACGGTCACCGAGGCGATGTGGAAGGCGCGCGCGGTGATCGCGTCGCGCACCGGCGGCATCCAGGATCAGATCGTCCAGGGCGAGAGCGGCGTGATGATCGACGATGCGCACGACCTCGACGCGCTCGCGGACGCGCTGGCGGGGCTGGTCGGAGATCCCGAGCGGCGCCATCGCATCGGCGCGGCGGCGAAGGAGCGCGCACGCGTGCAGTTCCTCGGCATCCGCCACCTGCTCGACTACGCGGCGGTGATCGACGAGATGCTGGGCACCACGACCGCGCCGGCGCGCGCGAGCGATCAGACCGTGGGCGCGCCGGCCTGA
- a CDS encoding class I SAM-dependent methyltransferase, which produces MDGSVARTEPGTRAGTRCPICQGERHRPVFGATLPWVVECEQCHLRFADPQPSDDQLGAIYDEHYYEQFGFVEGPHSSDAALARTKKATYASVLDVAEPALRSDGRRLLDVGCGLGFSLLAAQERGFDAVGIDPLAPADPAARPGRRVLSATLETFTPDAPLDVVSMIDVIEHVRDPVATLRRAAELLAPGGVIALATNDSSSLGARVLGPRWTHYHRAHLWFFTPASLSDVARRAGLEVVLTAPARRTYNLEYIASILARGTNFDAAAKVARVALAIAPERVKRAAWPPVSEGFVLVARRAPNA; this is translated from the coding sequence ATGGACGGGAGTGTGGCACGCACCGAGCCCGGAACGCGCGCGGGGACGCGCTGCCCGATCTGCCAGGGCGAACGTCATCGCCCCGTGTTCGGCGCGACGCTCCCCTGGGTCGTCGAGTGCGAGCAGTGCCACCTGCGCTTCGCCGATCCGCAGCCCTCCGACGACCAGCTCGGCGCGATCTACGACGAGCACTACTACGAGCAGTTCGGCTTCGTCGAAGGCCCGCACAGCTCGGACGCCGCGCTGGCGCGCACGAAGAAGGCGACCTACGCGAGCGTGCTCGACGTCGCCGAGCCCGCGCTGCGCTCCGACGGTCGCCGCTTGCTCGACGTCGGATGCGGCCTCGGGTTCTCGCTGCTCGCGGCGCAGGAGCGCGGGTTCGACGCGGTCGGCATCGATCCGCTCGCGCCCGCCGATCCCGCCGCGCGCCCCGGCCGCCGCGTGCTGAGCGCGACGCTCGAGACGTTCACGCCCGACGCGCCCCTCGACGTCGTCTCGATGATCGACGTGATCGAGCACGTGCGCGATCCCGTCGCGACGCTGCGCCGCGCCGCGGAGCTCCTCGCGCCCGGCGGCGTGATCGCGCTCGCGACGAACGACTCGAGCAGCCTCGGCGCGCGCGTCCTCGGCCCGCGCTGGACGCACTACCACCGCGCGCACCTCTGGTTCTTCACGCCCGCGTCGCTCTCCGACGTCGCGCGCCGCGCCGGGCTCGAGGTCGTGCTGACCGCGCCCGCGCGCCGCACCTACAACCTCGAGTACATCGCGTCGATCCTCGCGCGCGGGACCAACTTCGACGCCGCCGCGAAGGTCGCGCGCGTCGCGCTCGCCATCGCGCCCGAGCGCGTGAAGCGCGCGGCGTGGCCGCCTGTGTCCGAGGGGTTCGTCCTGGTGGCGCGACGCGCTCCGAACGCATGA
- a CDS encoding ArnT family glycosyltransferase, protein MRAPRTSSNADRASLLALIAATLVGGALRLSTVTWGDPFLFHPDERGFVMWEAASIEWRGMTRGEWRPDTTTYGPVIYELALALKWAFLGGFDEAREEAQRYPDSWAYVVAGMDAWDDGEPYSFLRWTQLVRVFGAIGSAIAIALMGLAAWKLAGPRAGVITAWLSALCAGLVQASHYATTDSLVLVWAAMLLHACARLARVGRSGSALYAGISLGLIAATKMTGLVLLAVVPVAIAASTGNEGLLRSDRFLARHWVGRSIAALATKRFAIVVVVTIAIYALLCPWAFFDRDAYFAVPANRSGRHVFLSQYTDSDYEFWDWRFTYNGTTPFLYLLTHVIPYAVGIPVMIAGIVGMARWWRRDGEGARIALLAALPTFLLVGPWGVKTIRYAIPVVPGLLLGAGLWCARAWDRGAWRRALVALVIAAGLARGIAFTAMFWEPDPRALAGRWLLDHAERGDIVVLGPEASYSAPLGGNEDGVGVDRPPMPGLRVRRMWQSRPADVPAHVDSLLRDARFVVVDEFYLRRGTHPEARWRARDQSRFYRALFDGDTGFELVATFAREPRLGPIVWDESDAEMLAVAFDHMPVYVFERRGEYRTPFPR, encoded by the coding sequence GTGCGCGCCCCGAGGACGAGCTCGAACGCGGATCGCGCGTCGCTGCTCGCGCTGATCGCGGCGACGCTCGTCGGCGGCGCGCTGCGCCTGTCGACGGTCACCTGGGGCGACCCGTTCCTGTTCCATCCCGACGAGCGCGGCTTCGTGATGTGGGAGGCTGCGTCGATCGAGTGGCGCGGCATGACGCGCGGCGAGTGGCGGCCCGACACGACGACCTACGGGCCCGTGATCTACGAGCTCGCCCTCGCTCTGAAGTGGGCGTTCCTCGGCGGGTTCGACGAGGCGCGCGAGGAGGCGCAGCGCTACCCGGACTCCTGGGCCTACGTCGTGGCCGGCATGGACGCGTGGGACGACGGAGAGCCCTACTCGTTCCTGCGCTGGACCCAGCTCGTGCGCGTGTTCGGCGCGATCGGATCGGCGATCGCGATCGCGCTGATGGGCCTCGCGGCGTGGAAGCTCGCGGGCCCACGCGCCGGTGTGATCACGGCGTGGCTCTCCGCGCTCTGCGCCGGGCTCGTGCAGGCGTCGCACTACGCGACGACCGACTCGCTCGTGCTGGTGTGGGCCGCGATGTTGCTGCACGCGTGCGCACGCCTCGCGCGCGTTGGACGCTCCGGGAGCGCGCTCTACGCGGGGATCTCGCTCGGGCTGATCGCGGCGACGAAGATGACCGGGCTCGTGCTGCTCGCGGTGGTGCCGGTCGCGATCGCGGCGAGCACGGGCAACGAAGGACTGCTGCGGAGCGATCGCTTCCTCGCGCGGCACTGGGTCGGGCGTTCGATCGCAGCGCTCGCGACGAAGCGCTTCGCGATCGTCGTGGTCGTCACGATCGCGATCTACGCGCTGCTCTGCCCGTGGGCGTTCTTCGATCGCGACGCGTACTTCGCCGTGCCCGCGAACCGCAGCGGGCGCCACGTGTTCCTCTCGCAGTACACCGACTCCGACTACGAATTCTGGGATTGGCGCTTCACCTACAACGGGACGACGCCGTTCCTGTACCTGCTGACCCACGTGATCCCGTACGCGGTCGGGATCCCCGTGATGATCGCGGGGATCGTCGGGATGGCGCGGTGGTGGCGGCGCGATGGAGAGGGCGCGCGCATCGCGCTGCTCGCGGCGCTGCCGACGTTCCTGCTGGTCGGGCCGTGGGGCGTGAAGACGATTCGTTATGCGATCCCCGTGGTGCCGGGACTGCTGCTCGGCGCCGGGCTGTGGTGCGCGCGGGCGTGGGATCGCGGCGCGTGGCGGCGCGCGCTGGTCGCGCTCGTGATCGCGGCGGGGCTCGCGCGCGGCATCGCGTTCACCGCGATGTTCTGGGAGCCCGATCCGCGCGCGCTCGCGGGGCGCTGGCTGCTCGATCACGCGGAGCGCGGGGACATCGTCGTGCTCGGGCCGGAGGCGTCGTACTCCGCGCCGCTCGGCGGCAACGAGGACGGAGTCGGCGTGGATCGCCCGCCGATGCCGGGCTTGCGCGTCCGGCGCATGTGGCAGTCGCGCCCGGCCGACGTCCCGGCGCACGTGGACTCGCTGCTGCGTGACGCGCGCTTCGTGGTCGTCGACGAGTTCTATCTGCGCCGGGGCACGCACCCCGAGGCGCGATGGCGCGCGCGCGATCAGTCGCGCTTCTATCGCGCGCTCTTCGACGGAGACACCGGCTTCGAGCTCGTCGCGACGTTCGCGCGCGAGCCGCGGCTCGGGCCGATCGTGTGGGACGAGAGCGACGCGGAGATGCTCGCCGTCGCGTTCGATCACATGCCGGTCTACGTGTTCGAGCGGCGCGGCGAGTACCGCACGCCCTTCCCGCGCTGA
- a CDS encoding ArnT family glycosyltransferase, translated as MRPSRSTILRSHKLPSPRATLVLGACFAWLVVLLIVDPMPGTVHGDGYYTWLWARSIVFDQDVDFERDYEICDDPWGLRHTQQGDVINQWNPGPSLFWIPILLFDVATDHPALHHRDPRYRLGCIGPLAERAVRGSLIAGVLTIVIAFVVARRAFGEGPALFGAVAMGVLTPLTYYATMLLSYGHAASAATGALVVLAWDRERRRPSRWGWVWLGVATGLAMLTRPQNAVIAILPLCLWIERAWGRIKERDGRGLGVLVGWGVVYALVTALVFAPQVWQWWDSQGELFFLPQGRHYLRWGAPRLDKVLFSTSNGLLVWSPILYVAVIGLVMLAWKRETRSMGLPLLLFFAISTYVNASVYDWWGALGFPGRRFDSVSVPFAIGIAAVASEVVERQRRGRSVALGALATAIVVVLGAWSTGTQVGVAQALRTDVAHSSERMWMDIWGRIARPVREHVGNPLAWPASIPFAIRHRISPRAWDVAGAPELFFHEWLTLARRAEEATFDFVERHQELLVGFDEDVRTIQGRRVRGVREGYARAIVPISWPEIGALRFEVARPPDSEGPVHVWLELDGEDLGSWRVDPTTRELRVPVMREHQGICELRIRVVGGWLGFGKMEMLDPEPAPSVEEAAHLRAIAERRRAWRAARHGDAPAEP; from the coding sequence GTGCGACCGTCCCGCTCGACGATCCTGCGCTCGCACAAGCTGCCCTCGCCGCGCGCCACGCTCGTCCTCGGCGCGTGCTTCGCGTGGCTCGTCGTGCTGCTGATCGTCGACCCGATGCCGGGCACGGTGCACGGCGACGGCTACTACACGTGGCTCTGGGCGCGATCGATCGTCTTCGATCAGGACGTCGACTTCGAGCGCGACTACGAGATCTGCGACGATCCGTGGGGCCTTCGGCACACCCAGCAGGGCGACGTCATCAACCAGTGGAACCCGGGGCCCTCGCTGTTCTGGATCCCGATCCTGCTCTTCGACGTCGCGACCGATCACCCCGCGCTGCACCATCGCGATCCCCGCTATCGGCTCGGCTGCATCGGACCGCTCGCGGAGCGCGCGGTACGGGGATCGCTGATCGCCGGTGTGCTCACGATCGTGATCGCGTTCGTCGTGGCGCGTCGCGCGTTCGGCGAAGGTCCAGCGCTCTTCGGTGCCGTCGCGATGGGCGTGCTCACGCCGCTCACCTACTACGCGACGATGTTGCTCTCGTACGGGCACGCCGCGTCGGCCGCGACCGGTGCGCTCGTCGTGCTCGCGTGGGATCGCGAGCGCCGTCGCCCTTCGCGCTGGGGCTGGGTGTGGCTCGGCGTCGCGACCGGCCTCGCGATGCTCACGCGACCGCAGAACGCGGTGATCGCGATCCTGCCGCTCTGCTTGTGGATCGAGCGCGCGTGGGGCCGCATCAAGGAGCGCGACGGACGCGGGCTCGGGGTGCTGGTCGGGTGGGGCGTCGTCTACGCGCTGGTGACCGCGCTCGTGTTCGCGCCGCAGGTCTGGCAGTGGTGGGACAGCCAGGGCGAGCTCTTCTTCCTGCCGCAGGGCCGTCACTACCTGCGCTGGGGCGCGCCGCGCCTCGACAAGGTGCTCTTCTCGACGTCGAACGGGCTCCTCGTGTGGAGCCCGATCCTCTACGTCGCGGTGATCGGGCTCGTGATGCTGGCGTGGAAGCGCGAGACCCGATCGATGGGCCTGCCCCTCCTGCTCTTCTTCGCGATCAGCACGTACGTGAACGCGAGCGTGTACGACTGGTGGGGCGCGCTCGGGTTTCCCGGCCGTCGCTTCGACTCGGTCTCGGTGCCGTTCGCGATCGGGATCGCGGCGGTCGCCAGCGAGGTGGTGGAGCGACAGCGGCGCGGGCGCAGCGTGGCCCTCGGCGCGCTCGCGACCGCGATCGTCGTGGTGCTCGGCGCGTGGTCGACCGGCACGCAGGTCGGTGTCGCGCAGGCGCTGCGGACCGACGTCGCGCACTCGTCCGAGCGCATGTGGATGGACATCTGGGGGCGCATCGCGCGCCCGGTGCGCGAGCACGTCGGCAACCCGCTCGCGTGGCCCGCGTCGATCCCGTTCGCGATCCGCCATCGCATCTCGCCGCGCGCGTGGGACGTCGCGGGCGCGCCCGAGCTCTTCTTCCACGAGTGGCTCACGCTCGCGCGGCGCGCCGAGGAAGCGACGTTCGACTTCGTCGAGCGACACCAGGAGCTGCTCGTCGGGTTCGACGAGGACGTGCGCACGATCCAAGGGCGCCGCGTGCGCGGGGTGCGCGAGGGATATGCGCGCGCGATCGTGCCGATCAGCTGGCCCGAGATCGGCGCGCTCCGCTTCGAGGTCGCGCGCCCGCCCGACAGCGAAGGCCCGGTGCACGTGTGGCTCGAGCTCGACGGCGAAGACCTCGGCTCGTGGCGCGTCGATCCGACCACGCGCGAGCTGCGCGTGCCGGTGATGCGCGAGCACCAGGGCATCTGCGAGCTGCGGATCCGCGTGGTCGGCGGGTGGCTCGGCTTCGGCAAGATGGAGATGCTCGATCCCGAGCCCGCCCCCTCGGTCGAAGAGGCGGCGCACCTGCGCGCGATCGCGGAGCGCCGTCGCGCGTGGAGAGCGGCGCGTCACGGCGACGCGCCCGCCGAGCCCTGA
- a CDS encoding discoidin domain-containing protein — MSEPETEAEPTSAPAEPVPAPDAESATVSEPEPPPAPATPAAPAGPVHAPTSLGERIVEHFTLRRALGVEAKLGDAARERLARTLALGTQRADAAESLWQNGHSAEGLRLGVEALDVTLDALPIYAGAMSVPGADFEADPKAARAATLRARGVRPDAIAAIEAAREAAHASPLPVEEREVTPAHTSLWRQIAGAQHTVGRALADAARSRRQLRTTSIGRIANTVLIVGVVLVGWYFATREPEGVFADASGVWADSDTFSPDKAIDGRADTFWLAPDGVEATLDVRISPPRRVDRVRLINGTNPPHLDRGTRDYRVEVFSDGEVVRTEEGTLAQDATPVELEVGTDAVQRIRFTARSHYRNSAGLAELQLE; from the coding sequence ATGTCCGAGCCCGAGACCGAGGCCGAGCCCACGAGCGCGCCCGCAGAGCCCGTGCCCGCTCCCGACGCCGAGAGCGCCACCGTCTCGGAGCCCGAGCCCCCGCCCGCACCGGCGACGCCCGCGGCGCCGGCGGGCCCGGTGCACGCCCCGACGAGCCTCGGCGAGCGCATCGTCGAGCACTTCACGCTGCGGCGCGCGCTCGGGGTGGAGGCGAAGCTCGGTGACGCGGCGCGAGAGCGCCTCGCGCGAACGCTCGCGCTCGGGACCCAGCGCGCGGACGCCGCGGAGTCGCTCTGGCAGAACGGGCACTCGGCGGAGGGCCTGCGCCTCGGGGTCGAGGCGCTCGACGTCACGCTCGACGCGCTCCCGATCTACGCGGGCGCGATGAGCGTGCCGGGCGCCGACTTCGAGGCCGATCCCAAGGCGGCGCGCGCCGCGACGCTGCGGGCGCGGGGGGTTCGCCCCGACGCGATCGCGGCGATCGAAGCGGCACGCGAGGCCGCGCACGCGAGCCCGCTGCCGGTCGAGGAGCGCGAGGTCACGCCCGCCCACACGAGCCTCTGGCGCCAGATCGCGGGCGCACAGCACACGGTCGGCCGGGCGCTCGCGGACGCGGCGCGCTCGCGGCGACAGCTGCGTACGACGTCGATCGGGCGCATCGCGAACACGGTCTTGATCGTCGGTGTGGTGCTGGTCGGCTGGTACTTCGCGACCCGTGAGCCCGAGGGTGTGTTCGCCGACGCGTCGGGGGTCTGGGCCGACAGCGACACGTTCTCGCCGGACAAGGCGATCGACGGGCGCGCCGACACGTTCTGGCTCGCGCCCGACGGCGTCGAGGCGACGCTGGACGTGCGGATCTCGCCGCCCCGCCGCGTGGATCGCGTGCGCCTGATCAACGGGACGAACCCGCCGCACCTCGATCGCGGCACGCGCGACTACCGCGTCGAGGTCTTCTCGGACGGCGAGGTCGTGCGCACCGAAGAGGGCACGCTCGCGCAGGACGCGACGCCGGTCGAGCTCGAGGTCGGCACCGACGCGGTGCAGCGCATCCGCTTCACCGCGCGCTCGCACTACCGCAACAGCGCGGGCCTCGCCGAGCTCCAGCTCGAGTAG